The following proteins are encoded in a genomic region of Dasypus novemcinctus isolate mDasNov1 chromosome 21, mDasNov1.1.hap2, whole genome shotgun sequence:
- the CORO6 gene encoding coronin-6 isoform X1, whose product MSRRVVRQSKFRHVFGQAAKADQAYEDIRVSKVTWDSSFCAVNPKFLAIIVEAGGGGAFIVLPLVKTGRVDKNYPLVTGHTGPVLDIDWCPHNDNVIASASDDTTIMVWQIPDYTPMRNITEPVITLEGHSKRVGILSWHPTARNVLLSAGGDNVIIIWNVGTGEVLLSLDDMHPDIIHSVCWNSNGSLLATTCKDKTLRIIDPRKGQVVAERFAAHEGMRPMRAVFTRQGHIFTTGFTRMSQRELGLWDPNNFEEPVALQEMDTSNGVLLPFYDADSSIVYLCGKGDSSIRYFEITDEPPFVHYLNTFSSKEPQRGMGFMPKRGLDVSKCEIARFYKLHERKCEPIVMTVPRKSDLFQDDLYPDTPGPEPALEADEWLSGQDAEPVLISLRDGYVPPKHRELRVTKRNILDVRPPPGPRRSQSASDAPLSQQHTLETLLEEIKALREQVQAQEQRITALENMLCELVDGTD is encoded by the exons ATGAGCCGGCGTGTGGTTCGGCAGAGCAAGTTCCGCCACGTGTTTGGGCAGGCAGCAAAGGCTGACCAGGCCTACGAGGACATCCGTGTGTCCAAGGTCACATGGGACAGCTCCTTCTGTGCCGTCAACCCCAAATTCCTGGCCATTATCGTGGAGGCTGGAGGCGGGGGTGCCTTCATCGTCCTGCCTCTGGTCAAG ACAGGGCGAGTGGATAAGAACTACCCACTGGTCACCGGGCACACTGGCCCTGTGCTGGACATTGACTGGTGCCCACACAATGACAACGTCATCGCCAGTGCCTCAGATGACACCACCATCATG GTGTGGCAGATTCCAGACTATACCCCCATGCGCAACATTACGGAGCCCGTCATCACACTTGAGGGCCACTCCAAGCGCGTGGGCATCCTCTCCTGGCACCCCACTGCCCGCAACGTCCTGCTCAGCGCAG GTGGTGACAATGTGATCATCATCTGGAATGTGGGCACTGGAGAGGTGCTCCTGAGCCTGGATGACATGCACCCCGACATCATCCACAGCGTGTGCTGGAACAGCAACGGCAGCCTGCTTGCCACCACCTGCAAGGACAAGACCCTGCGCATCATTGACCCCCGCAAGGGACAGGTGGTGGCG gagaGGTTTGCGGCCCACGAGGGGATGAGACCAATGCGGGCCGTCTTCACGCGCCAGGGTCACATCTTCACCACGGGCTTCACCCGCATGAGCCAGCGCGAGCTGGGCCTGTGGGACCCG AACAACTTCGAGGAGCCAGTGGCACTGCAGGAGATGGACACAAGTAACGGGGTCCTACTGCCCTTCTACGATGCCGACTCCAGCATTGTCTACCTGTGCGGCAAG GGTGACAGCAGCATTCGGTACTTTGAGATTACTGACGAGCCCCCTTTCGTGCACTACTTGAACACGTTTAGCAGCAAGGAGCCGCAGCGGGGCATGGGTTTCATGCCCAAGCGGGGCCTGGACGTCAGCAAGTGCGAGATTGCCCG GTTTTATAAgctgcacgaaagaaagtgtgAACCCATCGTCATGACCGTGCCCCGCAAG TCAGACCTGTTCCAGGACGACCTGTACCCGGATACGCCAGGTCCTGAGCCGGCCCTGGAAGCGGACGAGTGGCTGTCGGGTCAGGACGCGGAGCCCGTGCTGATCTCGCTGAGGGATGGTTATGTGCCCCCCAAACACCGCGAGCTCCGCGTCACCAAGCGCAACATCCTGGACGTGCGTCCCCCTCCGGGCCCCCGCCGGAGCCAGTCGGCCAGCGACGCCCCCTTGTCG CAGCAGCACACCCTGGAGACGCTGCTGGAGGAGATCAAGGCCCTTCGCGAGCAGGTGCAGGCCCAGGAGCAGCGCATCACGGCGTTGGAGAACATGCTGTGCGAGCTGGTGGACGGCACCGACTAG
- the CORO6 gene encoding coronin-6 isoform X4 codes for MSRRVVRQSKFRHVFGQAAKADQAYEDIRVSKVTWDSSFCAVNPKFLAIIVEAGGGGAFIVLPLVKTGRVDKNYPLVTGHTGPVLDIDWCPHNDNVIASASDDTTIMVWQIPDYTPMRNITEPVITLEGHSKRVGILSWHPTARNVLLSAGGDNVIIIWNVGTGEVLLSLDDMHPDIIHSVCWNSNGSLLATTCKDKTLRIIDPRKGQVVAERTRPHEGARPLRAVFTANGKLLSTGFSRMSERQLALWDPNNFEEPVALQEMDTSNGVLLPFYDADSSIVYLCGKGDSSIRYFEITDEPPFVHYLNTFSSKEPQRGMGFMPKRGLDVSKCEIARFYKLHERKCEPIVMTVPRKSDLFQDDLYPDTPGPEPALEADEWLSGQDAEPVLISLRDGYVPPKHRELRVTKRNILDVRPPPGPRRSQSASDAPLSQHTLETLLEEIKALREQVQAQEQRITALENMLCELVDGTD; via the exons ATGAGCCGGCGTGTGGTTCGGCAGAGCAAGTTCCGCCACGTGTTTGGGCAGGCAGCAAAGGCTGACCAGGCCTACGAGGACATCCGTGTGTCCAAGGTCACATGGGACAGCTCCTTCTGTGCCGTCAACCCCAAATTCCTGGCCATTATCGTGGAGGCTGGAGGCGGGGGTGCCTTCATCGTCCTGCCTCTGGTCAAG ACAGGGCGAGTGGATAAGAACTACCCACTGGTCACCGGGCACACTGGCCCTGTGCTGGACATTGACTGGTGCCCACACAATGACAACGTCATCGCCAGTGCCTCAGATGACACCACCATCATG GTGTGGCAGATTCCAGACTATACCCCCATGCGCAACATTACGGAGCCCGTCATCACACTTGAGGGCCACTCCAAGCGCGTGGGCATCCTCTCCTGGCACCCCACTGCCCGCAACGTCCTGCTCAGCGCAG GTGGTGACAATGTGATCATCATCTGGAATGTGGGCACTGGAGAGGTGCTCCTGAGCCTGGATGACATGCACCCCGACATCATCCACAGCGTGTGCTGGAACAGCAACGGCAGCCTGCTTGCCACCACCTGCAAGGACAAGACCCTGCGCATCATTGACCCCCGCAAGGGACAGGTGGTGGCG GAGCGAACCCGGCCTCACGAGGGCGCCCGTCCGCTGCGGGCCGTCTTCACCGCAAACGGGAAGCTGCTCAGCACCGGCTTCAGCAGGATGAGTGAGCGGCAACTCGCGCTCTGGGACCCG AACAACTTCGAGGAGCCAGTGGCACTGCAGGAGATGGACACAAGTAACGGGGTCCTACTGCCCTTCTACGATGCCGACTCCAGCATTGTCTACCTGTGCGGCAAG GGTGACAGCAGCATTCGGTACTTTGAGATTACTGACGAGCCCCCTTTCGTGCACTACTTGAACACGTTTAGCAGCAAGGAGCCGCAGCGGGGCATGGGTTTCATGCCCAAGCGGGGCCTGGACGTCAGCAAGTGCGAGATTGCCCG GTTTTATAAgctgcacgaaagaaagtgtgAACCCATCGTCATGACCGTGCCCCGCAAG TCAGACCTGTTCCAGGACGACCTGTACCCGGATACGCCAGGTCCTGAGCCGGCCCTGGAAGCGGACGAGTGGCTGTCGGGTCAGGACGCGGAGCCCGTGCTGATCTCGCTGAGGGATGGTTATGTGCCCCCCAAACACCGCGAGCTCCGCGTCACCAAGCGCAACATCCTGGACGTGCGTCCCCCTCCGGGCCCCCGCCGGAGCCAGTCGGCCAGCGACGCCCCCTTGTCG CAGCACACCCTGGAGACGCTGCTGGAGGAGATCAAGGCCCTTCGCGAGCAGGTGCAGGCCCAGGAGCAGCGCATCACGGCGTTGGAGAACATGCTGTGCGAGCTGGTGGACGGCACCGACTAG
- the CORO6 gene encoding coronin-6 isoform X2, whose translation MSRRVVRQSKFRHVFGQAAKADQAYEDIRVSKVTWDSSFCAVNPKFLAIIVEAGGGGAFIVLPLVKTGRVDKNYPLVTGHTGPVLDIDWCPHNDNVIASASDDTTIMVWQIPDYTPMRNITEPVITLEGHSKRVGILSWHPTARNVLLSAGGDNVIIIWNVGTGEVLLSLDDMHPDIIHSVCWNSNGSLLATTCKDKTLRIIDPRKGQVVAERTRPHEGARPLRAVFTANGKLLSTGFSRMSERQLALWDPNNFEEPVALQEMDTSNGVLLPFYDADSSIVYLCGKGDSSIRYFEITDEPPFVHYLNTFSSKEPQRGMGFMPKRGLDVSKCEIARFYKLHERKCEPIVMTVPRKSDLFQDDLYPDTPGPEPALEADEWLSGQDAEPVLISLRDGYVPPKHRELRVTKRNILDVRPPPGPRRSQSASDAPLSQQHTLETLLEEIKALREQVQAQEQRITALENMLCELVDGTD comes from the exons ATGAGCCGGCGTGTGGTTCGGCAGAGCAAGTTCCGCCACGTGTTTGGGCAGGCAGCAAAGGCTGACCAGGCCTACGAGGACATCCGTGTGTCCAAGGTCACATGGGACAGCTCCTTCTGTGCCGTCAACCCCAAATTCCTGGCCATTATCGTGGAGGCTGGAGGCGGGGGTGCCTTCATCGTCCTGCCTCTGGTCAAG ACAGGGCGAGTGGATAAGAACTACCCACTGGTCACCGGGCACACTGGCCCTGTGCTGGACATTGACTGGTGCCCACACAATGACAACGTCATCGCCAGTGCCTCAGATGACACCACCATCATG GTGTGGCAGATTCCAGACTATACCCCCATGCGCAACATTACGGAGCCCGTCATCACACTTGAGGGCCACTCCAAGCGCGTGGGCATCCTCTCCTGGCACCCCACTGCCCGCAACGTCCTGCTCAGCGCAG GTGGTGACAATGTGATCATCATCTGGAATGTGGGCACTGGAGAGGTGCTCCTGAGCCTGGATGACATGCACCCCGACATCATCCACAGCGTGTGCTGGAACAGCAACGGCAGCCTGCTTGCCACCACCTGCAAGGACAAGACCCTGCGCATCATTGACCCCCGCAAGGGACAGGTGGTGGCG GAGCGAACCCGGCCTCACGAGGGCGCCCGTCCGCTGCGGGCCGTCTTCACCGCAAACGGGAAGCTGCTCAGCACCGGCTTCAGCAGGATGAGTGAGCGGCAACTCGCGCTCTGGGACCCG AACAACTTCGAGGAGCCAGTGGCACTGCAGGAGATGGACACAAGTAACGGGGTCCTACTGCCCTTCTACGATGCCGACTCCAGCATTGTCTACCTGTGCGGCAAG GGTGACAGCAGCATTCGGTACTTTGAGATTACTGACGAGCCCCCTTTCGTGCACTACTTGAACACGTTTAGCAGCAAGGAGCCGCAGCGGGGCATGGGTTTCATGCCCAAGCGGGGCCTGGACGTCAGCAAGTGCGAGATTGCCCG GTTTTATAAgctgcacgaaagaaagtgtgAACCCATCGTCATGACCGTGCCCCGCAAG TCAGACCTGTTCCAGGACGACCTGTACCCGGATACGCCAGGTCCTGAGCCGGCCCTGGAAGCGGACGAGTGGCTGTCGGGTCAGGACGCGGAGCCCGTGCTGATCTCGCTGAGGGATGGTTATGTGCCCCCCAAACACCGCGAGCTCCGCGTCACCAAGCGCAACATCCTGGACGTGCGTCCCCCTCCGGGCCCCCGCCGGAGCCAGTCGGCCAGCGACGCCCCCTTGTCG CAGCAGCACACCCTGGAGACGCTGCTGGAGGAGATCAAGGCCCTTCGCGAGCAGGTGCAGGCCCAGGAGCAGCGCATCACGGCGTTGGAGAACATGCTGTGCGAGCTGGTGGACGGCACCGACTAG
- the CORO6 gene encoding coronin-6 isoform X3: MSRRVVRQSKFRHVFGQAAKADQAYEDIRVSKVTWDSSFCAVNPKFLAIIVEAGGGGAFIVLPLVKTGRVDKNYPLVTGHTGPVLDIDWCPHNDNVIASASDDTTIMVWQIPDYTPMRNITEPVITLEGHSKRVGILSWHPTARNVLLSAGGDNVIIIWNVGTGEVLLSLDDMHPDIIHSVCWNSNGSLLATTCKDKTLRIIDPRKGQVVAERFAAHEGMRPMRAVFTRQGHIFTTGFTRMSQRELGLWDPNNFEEPVALQEMDTSNGVLLPFYDADSSIVYLCGKGDSSIRYFEITDEPPFVHYLNTFSSKEPQRGMGFMPKRGLDVSKCEIARFYKLHERKCEPIVMTVPRKSDLFQDDLYPDTPGPEPALEADEWLSGQDAEPVLISLRDGYVPPKHRELRVTKRNILDVRPPPGPRRSQSASDAPLSQHTLETLLEEIKALREQVQAQEQRITALENMLCELVDGTD, from the exons ATGAGCCGGCGTGTGGTTCGGCAGAGCAAGTTCCGCCACGTGTTTGGGCAGGCAGCAAAGGCTGACCAGGCCTACGAGGACATCCGTGTGTCCAAGGTCACATGGGACAGCTCCTTCTGTGCCGTCAACCCCAAATTCCTGGCCATTATCGTGGAGGCTGGAGGCGGGGGTGCCTTCATCGTCCTGCCTCTGGTCAAG ACAGGGCGAGTGGATAAGAACTACCCACTGGTCACCGGGCACACTGGCCCTGTGCTGGACATTGACTGGTGCCCACACAATGACAACGTCATCGCCAGTGCCTCAGATGACACCACCATCATG GTGTGGCAGATTCCAGACTATACCCCCATGCGCAACATTACGGAGCCCGTCATCACACTTGAGGGCCACTCCAAGCGCGTGGGCATCCTCTCCTGGCACCCCACTGCCCGCAACGTCCTGCTCAGCGCAG GTGGTGACAATGTGATCATCATCTGGAATGTGGGCACTGGAGAGGTGCTCCTGAGCCTGGATGACATGCACCCCGACATCATCCACAGCGTGTGCTGGAACAGCAACGGCAGCCTGCTTGCCACCACCTGCAAGGACAAGACCCTGCGCATCATTGACCCCCGCAAGGGACAGGTGGTGGCG gagaGGTTTGCGGCCCACGAGGGGATGAGACCAATGCGGGCCGTCTTCACGCGCCAGGGTCACATCTTCACCACGGGCTTCACCCGCATGAGCCAGCGCGAGCTGGGCCTGTGGGACCCG AACAACTTCGAGGAGCCAGTGGCACTGCAGGAGATGGACACAAGTAACGGGGTCCTACTGCCCTTCTACGATGCCGACTCCAGCATTGTCTACCTGTGCGGCAAG GGTGACAGCAGCATTCGGTACTTTGAGATTACTGACGAGCCCCCTTTCGTGCACTACTTGAACACGTTTAGCAGCAAGGAGCCGCAGCGGGGCATGGGTTTCATGCCCAAGCGGGGCCTGGACGTCAGCAAGTGCGAGATTGCCCG GTTTTATAAgctgcacgaaagaaagtgtgAACCCATCGTCATGACCGTGCCCCGCAAG TCAGACCTGTTCCAGGACGACCTGTACCCGGATACGCCAGGTCCTGAGCCGGCCCTGGAAGCGGACGAGTGGCTGTCGGGTCAGGACGCGGAGCCCGTGCTGATCTCGCTGAGGGATGGTTATGTGCCCCCCAAACACCGCGAGCTCCGCGTCACCAAGCGCAACATCCTGGACGTGCGTCCCCCTCCGGGCCCCCGCCGGAGCCAGTCGGCCAGCGACGCCCCCTTGTCG CAGCACACCCTGGAGACGCTGCTGGAGGAGATCAAGGCCCTTCGCGAGCAGGTGCAGGCCCAGGAGCAGCGCATCACGGCGTTGGAGAACATGCTGTGCGAGCTGGTGGACGGCACCGACTAG
- the ANKRD13B gene encoding ankyrin repeat domain-containing protein 13B isoform X2 has product MIPASASARKGPEGKYPLHYLVWHNRHRELEKEVRAGQVDIEQLDPRGRTPLHLATTLGHLECARVLLAHGADVGRENRSGWTVLQEAVSTRDLELVQLVLRYRDYQRVVKRLAGIPVLLEKLRKAQDFYVEMKWEFTSWVPLVSKICPSDTYRVWKSGQNLRVDTTLLGFDHMTWQRGNRSFIFRGQDTSAVVMEIDHDRRVVYMETLALAGQNRELLLAAAQPTEEQVLSRLTAPVVTTQLDTKNISFERNKTGILGWRSEKTEMVNGYEAKVYGASNVELITRTRTEHLSEQHKGKVKGCKTPLQSFLGIAEQHGAPQNGTLITQTLSQANPTAITAEEYFNPSFELGNRDMGRPMELTTKTQKFKAKLWLCEEHPLSLCEQVAPIIDLMAVSNALFAKLRDFITLRLPPGFPVKIEIPIFHILNARITFGNLNGCDEPVPSVRSSPSSETPSPGSDSSSVSSSSSTTSCRGCEISPALFEAPRGYSVLGGQREVAARDDDDDLLQFAIQQSLLEAGSEYDQVTIWEALTNSKPGTHPMSYEGRRQDRSAPPTPQRQPAAPASVPSPRPSPGPGPGGHVFRSYDEQLRLAMELSAQEQEERRRRARQEEEELERILRLSLTEQ; this is encoded by the exons ATGATCCCCGCCAGCGCCTCCGCCAGAAAGGGGCCTGAGGGCAAGTACCCGCTGCACTACCTCGTGTGGCACAACCGCCACCGCGAGCTGGAGAAGGAGGTCCGCGCCGGCCAG GTGGACATCGAGCAGCTGGATCCCCGTGGTCGGACCCCTCTCCACTTGGCCACCACACTGGGACACCTTGAGTGTGCCCGTGTGCTCCTGGCACACGGCGCAGACGTGGGCAGGGAGAACCGCAGCGGCTGGACAG tgctACAGGAGGCTGTGAGTACCCGGGACCTAGAACTGGTGCAGCTGGTGCTGCGGTACCGAGACTACCAGCGGGTGGTGAAGCGGCTGGCGGGCATCCCTGTGCTCCTGGAGAAACTGCGCAAG GCCCAGGACTTCTACGTGGAGATGAAGTGGGAGTTCACTAGCTGGG TGCCCCTGGTATCCAAGATCTGCCCTAGTGACACTTACAGAGTGTGGAAGAGTGGGCAGAACCTGCGGGTGGACACTACGCTCCTGGGCTTTGACCACATGACGTGGCAACGGGGGAACCGCAGCTTTATCTTCAGGGGCCAAG ACACAAGCGCTGTAGTCATGGAGATCGACCACGACCGCCGGGTGGTGTACATGGAGACGCTGGCGCTGGCCGGGCAGAACCGGGAGCTCCTTCTGGCTGCCGCCCAGCCCACCGAGGAGCAGGTGCTGAGCCGGCTCACCGCGCCCGTCGTCACCACACAGCTTGACACCAAGAACATCTCCTTCGAGAG GAACAAGACTGGCATCCTGGGCTGGCGCAGCGAGAAGACAGAGATGGTGAACGGGTACGAGGCCAAG GTGTATGGGGCATCCAATGTGGAGCTCATCACCCGGACGCGGACAGAGCATCTTTCAGAACAGCACAAGGGCAAGGTCAAAG GCTGTAAGACACCTCTGCAGTCCTTCCTGGGAATTGCTGAGCAGCATGGGGCCCCCCAAAATGGG ACCCTCATCACTCAGACTCTGAGCCAAGCCAACCCCACTGCCATCACTGCAGAAGAGTACTTCAACCCCAGCTTCGAGCTTGGCAACCGGGACATGGGCCGCCCCATGGAACTGACCACCAAGACACAGAA GTTCAAGGCCAAGCTGTGGCTGTGTGAGGAGCACCCCCTGTCCCTGTGTGAGCAGGTGGCCCCCATCATCGACCTCATGGCTGTCAGCAACGCGCTTTTCGCCAAGCTCCGGGACTTCATCACCTTGCGTCTGCCTCCCGGCTTCCCAGTTAAGATTG AAATCCCGATCTTCCACATTCTCAATGCCCGCATCACCTTCGGAAACCTCAATGGCTGCGACGAGCCAGTGCCGTCGGTGCGCAGCAGCCCCAGCAGCGAGACCCCGTCCCCAGGCAGCGACTCCTCCAGCGTCAGCAGCTCCAGTTCCACAA CCTCATGTCGCGGCTGCGAGATCTCCCCTGCTTTGTTCGAGGCCCCACGCGGCTACAGCGTGCTGGGCGGCCAGCGGGAGGTGGCAGCCCGCGACGACGACGACGACCTGCTGCAGTTTGCAATCCAGCAGAGCCTGCTTGAAGCGGGCAGCGAGTATGACCAG GTCACCATATGGGAAGCACTAACCAACAGCAAGCCAGGTACCCACCCCATGTCCTACGAGGGTCGCCGACAGGACAG GAGCGCCCCGCCCACGCCGCAGCGCCAGCCGGCGGCCCCGGCTTCAGTCCCCAGCCCGCGGCCCAGCCCGGGCCCAGGCCCCGGCGGCCACGTGTTCCGGAGCTACGACGAGCAGCTGCGGCTGGCCATGGAGCTGTCTGCGCAGGAGCAGGAGGAGCGGCGGCGGCGCGCGCGCCAGGAAGAGGAGGAGCTGGAGCGCATCCTGCGGCTCTCGCTGACCGAGCAgtag
- the ANKRD13B gene encoding ankyrin repeat domain-containing protein 13B isoform X1: MIPASASARKGPEGKYPLHYLVWHNRHRELEKEVRAGQVDIEQLDPRGRTPLHLATTLGHLECARVLLAHGADVGRENRSGWTVLQEAVSTRDLELVQLVLRYRDYQRVVKRLAGIPVLLEKLRKAQDFYVEMKWEFTSWVPLVSKICPSDTYRVWKSGQNLRVDTTLLGFDHMTWQRGNRSFIFRGQADTSAVVMEIDHDRRVVYMETLALAGQNRELLLAAAQPTEEQVLSRLTAPVVTTQLDTKNISFERNKTGILGWRSEKTEMVNGYEAKVYGASNVELITRTRTEHLSEQHKGKVKGCKTPLQSFLGIAEQHGAPQNGTLITQTLSQANPTAITAEEYFNPSFELGNRDMGRPMELTTKTQKFKAKLWLCEEHPLSLCEQVAPIIDLMAVSNALFAKLRDFITLRLPPGFPVKIEIPIFHILNARITFGNLNGCDEPVPSVRSSPSSETPSPGSDSSSVSSSSSTTSCRGCEISPALFEAPRGYSVLGGQREVAARDDDDDLLQFAIQQSLLEAGSEYDQVTIWEALTNSKPGTHPMSYEGRRQDRSAPPTPQRQPAAPASVPSPRPSPGPGPGGHVFRSYDEQLRLAMELSAQEQEERRRRARQEEEELERILRLSLTEQ, from the exons ATGATCCCCGCCAGCGCCTCCGCCAGAAAGGGGCCTGAGGGCAAGTACCCGCTGCACTACCTCGTGTGGCACAACCGCCACCGCGAGCTGGAGAAGGAGGTCCGCGCCGGCCAG GTGGACATCGAGCAGCTGGATCCCCGTGGTCGGACCCCTCTCCACTTGGCCACCACACTGGGACACCTTGAGTGTGCCCGTGTGCTCCTGGCACACGGCGCAGACGTGGGCAGGGAGAACCGCAGCGGCTGGACAG tgctACAGGAGGCTGTGAGTACCCGGGACCTAGAACTGGTGCAGCTGGTGCTGCGGTACCGAGACTACCAGCGGGTGGTGAAGCGGCTGGCGGGCATCCCTGTGCTCCTGGAGAAACTGCGCAAG GCCCAGGACTTCTACGTGGAGATGAAGTGGGAGTTCACTAGCTGGG TGCCCCTGGTATCCAAGATCTGCCCTAGTGACACTTACAGAGTGTGGAAGAGTGGGCAGAACCTGCGGGTGGACACTACGCTCCTGGGCTTTGACCACATGACGTGGCAACGGGGGAACCGCAGCTTTATCTTCAGGGGCCAAG CAGACACAAGCGCTGTAGTCATGGAGATCGACCACGACCGCCGGGTGGTGTACATGGAGACGCTGGCGCTGGCCGGGCAGAACCGGGAGCTCCTTCTGGCTGCCGCCCAGCCCACCGAGGAGCAGGTGCTGAGCCGGCTCACCGCGCCCGTCGTCACCACACAGCTTGACACCAAGAACATCTCCTTCGAGAG GAACAAGACTGGCATCCTGGGCTGGCGCAGCGAGAAGACAGAGATGGTGAACGGGTACGAGGCCAAG GTGTATGGGGCATCCAATGTGGAGCTCATCACCCGGACGCGGACAGAGCATCTTTCAGAACAGCACAAGGGCAAGGTCAAAG GCTGTAAGACACCTCTGCAGTCCTTCCTGGGAATTGCTGAGCAGCATGGGGCCCCCCAAAATGGG ACCCTCATCACTCAGACTCTGAGCCAAGCCAACCCCACTGCCATCACTGCAGAAGAGTACTTCAACCCCAGCTTCGAGCTTGGCAACCGGGACATGGGCCGCCCCATGGAACTGACCACCAAGACACAGAA GTTCAAGGCCAAGCTGTGGCTGTGTGAGGAGCACCCCCTGTCCCTGTGTGAGCAGGTGGCCCCCATCATCGACCTCATGGCTGTCAGCAACGCGCTTTTCGCCAAGCTCCGGGACTTCATCACCTTGCGTCTGCCTCCCGGCTTCCCAGTTAAGATTG AAATCCCGATCTTCCACATTCTCAATGCCCGCATCACCTTCGGAAACCTCAATGGCTGCGACGAGCCAGTGCCGTCGGTGCGCAGCAGCCCCAGCAGCGAGACCCCGTCCCCAGGCAGCGACTCCTCCAGCGTCAGCAGCTCCAGTTCCACAA CCTCATGTCGCGGCTGCGAGATCTCCCCTGCTTTGTTCGAGGCCCCACGCGGCTACAGCGTGCTGGGCGGCCAGCGGGAGGTGGCAGCCCGCGACGACGACGACGACCTGCTGCAGTTTGCAATCCAGCAGAGCCTGCTTGAAGCGGGCAGCGAGTATGACCAG GTCACCATATGGGAAGCACTAACCAACAGCAAGCCAGGTACCCACCCCATGTCCTACGAGGGTCGCCGACAGGACAG GAGCGCCCCGCCCACGCCGCAGCGCCAGCCGGCGGCCCCGGCTTCAGTCCCCAGCCCGCGGCCCAGCCCGGGCCCAGGCCCCGGCGGCCACGTGTTCCGGAGCTACGACGAGCAGCTGCGGCTGGCCATGGAGCTGTCTGCGCAGGAGCAGGAGGAGCGGCGGCGGCGCGCGCGCCAGGAAGAGGAGGAGCTGGAGCGCATCCTGCGGCTCTCGCTGACCGAGCAgtag